The following are encoded together in the Lactuca sativa cultivar Salinas chromosome 1, Lsat_Salinas_v11, whole genome shotgun sequence genome:
- the LOC111878832 gene encoding UDP-glucose flavonoid 3-O-glucosyltransferase 7 produces MKYRYDYLKSKYAVWLKLKNKTGNVYNSITNTFQMTDEEWKAEAKLNKMVEKLRNAPLLYPYLCTQLFDGATSTGAASWGPSSTLPHLAEVFTTQDYEDIEMVDTPSQMDIPASASTVPPPTSASHASGDSSGLEWGNSDLKYITALMLFAENAGYLWIRKLFVVPHLPHDIKFTRKQLLQLDSEAFKGFVNVFIEAIKAEIKNYRVIFNSFYELEPEYAHHYREVMNRKGWHIGPVSLCNKNTKDKSKRGKKSAIDEHEYLKWLESKAPDSVVYVSFGTIVKVTRSQFYEIVVGLEACNQDFIWVIKNEHDRWLP; encoded by the exons ATGAAATATCGTTATGACTACTTGAAAAGCAAGTATGCCGTTTGGttgaaattaaaaaacaaaaccggAAATGTCTATAATTCTATCACAAACACGTTTCAAATGACGGATGAAGAGTGGAAAGCGGAGGCGAAG TTGAACAAGATGGTTGAGAAATTAAGAAATGCACCCCTCCTTTACCCTTATCTATGCACCCAGTTGTTTGACGGTGCGACCTCGACTGGTGCTGCTAGTTGGGGACCATCTTCGACACTCCCTCACCTTGCAGAAGTCTTTACTACACAAGATTATGAGGATATTGAGATGGTAGATACACCATCTCAAATGGATATCCCAGCCTCAGCTTCAACAGTACCCCCACCTACAAGTGCATCACATGCAAGTGGAGATTCGTCTG GCTTGGAGTGGGGAAATTCTGATCTGAAATACATCACTGCTCTTATGTTGTTCGCTGAAAATGCTG GTTACTTATGGATAAGGAAG CTTTTTGTCGTCCCTCATCTTCCCCATGACATAAAGTTCACTAGAAAGCAACTGCTTCAGTTGGACTCAGAAGCGTTTAAAGGTTTTGTGAATGTGTTTATCGAAGCAATAAAAGCAGAGATTAAGAACTACAGAGTGATTTTTAACAGCTTCTATGAGCTTGAGCCGGAGTACGCTCACCATTATCGTGAAGTAATGAACAGGAAAGGATGGCATATAGGACCAGTTTCGTTATGTAACAAGAACACAAAAGATAAATCCAAAAGAGGGAAGAAATCagccattgatgaacacgaatATCTAAAATGGTTGGAATCCAAGGCACCGGATTCAGTTGTTTACGTAAGCTTTGGAACGATTGTGAAAGTAACTCGCTCTCAATTTTATGAGATCGTTGTGGGGCTTGAAGCCTGCAACCAAGATTTCATTTGGGTCATCAAGAACGAACATGACCGGTGGCTGCCATAA